GCCTAGCCTGATGATGTGACCAAAGGAAGAAGAGCAGGCTCAGTCACTTTATAACTCCGCCTACATATGTGCTGggagaaattaaatggccgctggCGTGGAGAGGGACTCTAACACATCCGTATATACGGATTTGAGTGACAAAAACAGATAACACTATAGCAGAGATACAGTTAAACGTCACTAAcgaacaaaagaaaaagagataaaagGGGAAGAACGTCTTTTTTTCCATCTAAATTTATACAAGCACcgtaaaactctattttctgaatctcaAAGCATCAATATTatctaatttatataatattaattatatatattattttgattactACACGTTTTAGGAAATTAAAGATATTTATAAGAAAATGATTGAAGGTCACAAGGATTATTGTTCAACTATCGCTATGAATATTTGTTCAAGTGTTTAGCCTGTGTTTTGTTCTCTGCTTTTTGTTTTGAATTGGAGATTGGTTCTCAGTAAATTGGCTTTACATGTGTGTATTCAAGAGCATTCCTTTTCTCATTCCACTTCAGTAAAAGTCTCTTTGTTTATAAAAGAAAGGAGAGTGGAAAATAATTTAGCTATAAAAATCAAGAAATTCATAAGCAAAAAATTATTAAGTGCATTCAAATGGAGTTGCTGTAACAATATGCTTATAccctttatttaaaataaaatattttataaaaattcaattgatttcttatttattaattttaaataaaaaaattttcacatttcaaaaacaaaaaaaaaattactttttaattaagaaattcaaaatatataagAATTATTTTCTTGCAAATAGATTAATCCAGACAAAGGCATAGAGATTTAGTGGAAGaatactaattttatttttttttaaaatggaagAATGATAATTTTTAAGTTGGCCAACAACTCTACAACAAATATAAAAGAGCATAATCTCTGTAttgttcaaattaattaattcttctAAAAGGTGTCTACATTCATTGAACTTGAAGAAAATGACACAGTGATCAATAAATGATCACAACCAAgtaaatttcataataattaataacaacatgGATTCTTTTTTCTTCATTCCCATTCACTTTAATTATGCCTACCTACTCACTGTCTTATTcattttactttaaatttaagtttttctcactcttatttaaaataaaaaaattttacaaaaatcattaatattataattaattattcttttataaattacaatttttgtttaattatatatttttagccAAAATCACCTAAAACATGTCTAAATTCAATGAATCTGAGAAGGGTTGAGCCTTGAGGGACAAATTGCATTAGGGCAAATGCCTCTCACATCTCTATGCCACTTACAGGTTTCTCATGATTTCAGAATATTTTTCAACTATTTTCCATTAACTACTCTGTCACTACTTAATGGCTTGTATTTTATATTccctttcatgtttttctttttcattcatttttttattttaaatattaatctatttttaaaaaaatatattcttttttaACATACATTagaagataaattttattagatttttcagaataatttaatatatgagtcatttaattcttaataaATCAATATATGTAGAGGTtctattagaaaaaataaataaaaaaaattaatcaattatatGAAGAATAAATTAGGCAATGAAATTGTGTTGCAGTTGTTCTTGGTTCTAATCAAGTAATAGGGCATCCCCACGAGTCCATCTTGATTTCCAAGCAAAACGACGAGTCTCGCAAGACCCACTCTCTATGGTAAGCTTTCAAATTCCCATCCAAGTGAAAACCTTCTCTTGCATGCAGAACAATTAAGTTGCAGGATAGCTTCTTCATCTAAGCAAAGCATGAGAATGCTTGAGTAGCCTGTTAATGGATCTCGTCTCTTGGGCCTTGCACAACAAATTCTTCACTCCTTCACTCACCtgctaattatttaattaattaattctcaTGTGCATGAATCAAATTACAGAAGATAATTAATGATAatgcttttaaataattaatttagaaCCTTTCCTAGACTTCCTCTTGCATAAGGGACTGTTCTTTGGTAATTAGCAGCAGTGGTGGGAGGAGATTTCCGGCTGGTTTCTTCCCTGAAAAGCAGTTTTCCGTTGCTTCTACTACGTGTAGTAATCGGAGAATTGTTCCATTTTCGATTTAGTAGAGTTGGAACCGTTGATTCCTTATGAAACAATGTAACCCAGAAGTTTAGATACTTGCATGATTTTAATGCAGTAAAGAGATTAAGAATAATTTTCATTAGATTACCAAAAATAAAACAGTGGCACAGTGCTTCAGAACCTCCAAATTCATGCGAACATCATCAAGACTCCTGTTTTTTATGCACTTGTGATTATGAGTTCAGACAGGAAGCAAAAATATATTCTGTAAACAAATACCTGTGCTTTTGCTGCCCAAGGCCAAAGTATGAAGCCAAAGTTGCCATCTTTACAAAATTAAGGATCACGtcaagaaatagaaaaaatcccagaaataatagtaattttatattgaaaaatcAATGGATCACCTTTAGATTTCCAGCTCTTCTGCCAAACTTCTCAGTCAAGACCCCTAAAGAATCAATCATTCCAACAGGAACAGGTGCAGGCTTACCAATCTCCGCAAATGCTTCTTTAATACGGACacaatcaaatctttggataTTATGTCCAGCCCATATTCTTCCATTCAAAATACTAAAAATCTTCTCAGCTACCTCTTCGAATGCAGGTGCATTTGCAACAGCGTCTCGAGTTATCCCATCACATCGACCAGATCTCAATGCAACAGCAGACAAGTCCTTTGGTCTTATGAGTGTACTAAAGCTCTCTAGTTCTACAAGTTTTCTTGGACACACTACGATTGCTCCGAACTCCAATACCCAGAAACGCTGTCCGGCTCTATTTGGCACTGTTGTTTCCAGGTCGAAGAACACAATCTCCGACACTCCTTCCTGGCATTGAACAAAGTTATCcattacccttttttttttgtatttacgTAGGTTCCTGTTTTATTTGGGGTTCTGGGTATTGTGTTTTCGATTCTGGACATTTTGCTATATATGTTATGAGATGATGAGGGAAAAGGCAAGAGTGCAAGATGAAATTTCCTCCCATATGAGTTTGATTGTCTTGTAGTTCACGTTaagagcttaattaggctatttCATGGAGGCGTACGTTAGGATTTTTTCCTTGGGGAATGTCCCATGAAAAGTATATCCAGGTAGACAGGAATACTTCGTCATAAAAGGTAGAGAATGGCTTTTTTCTGAACCATTTTGGCAAGAAAAGTTTTGAGCTTTCTTCAACGGTAAGGCCGCCATGAATATTGAGCATGTTGGCTAAGTTTGAGACAGAGCCTTGTTCGTATTGTAGAGGAATTGATTCTTCTATTCCCTAATGTCTTGGATAACTTCAATCATTTCTCATGCTAAACCATTCTTGTATTGaatattgatttaaaattagcaCACGGTTAATATTAGTTTGATTTAATCTCAGTTAGTTATTTTCTATTAAGATATTTTAGAGTCCATTTCCTTGTCTTTTATTGAGTCAAACCACCTTTATTGTAGTGGCATTATcttttcatttatattattgatattttattagtttttttataatGCCTATTTAAAAGGCACTAAGTGGTGTACTAAAGTGTAAAGCAGATTAGACCATCAAATATGTTACAATCTTTGAATAAAGTCGTCGGTTCTCAAATTTAGTTTGCTAGTTTTAGTTAGCTATAGTTTTTAGCTATCTGATATGTTATCTAGTTTTAGTATCGCCCAAATttaaataactaattttatCATCAGTTTTTTGCGATCATCTATCCCCTTTTCCCAACAaaagtggtatcaaagccaaaTTTGTTCAGAACATTGGGCATTAACTCATGGCATCAAACGGCAGCACTGTGAGTATTTCTCAACTAGCAATTCCTGTTTTCAAAGGTGAAAACTTTGAATTCTGGAGTATCAAAATGAGAACTCTATTTAAGTCTTAAGATTTGTGGGACCTGGTTGAGAAAGGGTATCCTGACTCAGATGAAAGACCAGCTTGAAGGAAAATAAGAAGAAGGATTCCAAAGCATTATTCTTCATTCAGCAAGATGTGCACAAGTcagttttttcaaaaattacagCAGCAACTACTGCTAAAAATGC
This genomic interval from Manihot esculenta cultivar AM560-2 chromosome 12, M.esculenta_v8, whole genome shotgun sequence contains the following:
- the LOC110628845 gene encoding protein NEN4 gives rise to the protein MDNFVQCQEGVSEIVFFDLETTVPNRAGQRFWVLEFGAIVVCPRKLVELESFSTLIRPKDLSAVALRSGRCDGITRDAVANAPAFEEVAEKIFSILNGRIWAGHNIQRFDCVRIKEAFAEIGKPAPVPVGMIDSLGVLTEKFGRRAGNLKMATLASYFGLGQQKHRSLDDVRMNLEVLKHCATVLFLESTVPTLLNRKWNNSPITTRSRSNGKLLFREETSRKSPPTTAANYQRTVPYARGSLGKVSEGVKNLLCKAQETRSINRLLKHSHALLR